One genomic region from Flagellimonas oceani encodes:
- a CDS encoding helix-turn-helix domain-containing protein encodes MRQSTNYIVLLLLWLNVTFAHSLTVNSGYGGFPAPTSETFKDSLDWADYYFNIHRFEEAVPLYKKNLDATNKEDKIHILKKLALSKAALNEPEASIDYIYDYFHIDFQPTFLLHEDFDGIRQNEEFSKLSGTVLPKINAWSIFYFFVSLIGFYVTFMLIINKKIDKQARNLIATFVFIHSLFILNICINQTNYVFEFPHTYLMSTWSSFLYGPLLYLYFKRVSKSSDLNKTDLWHLLPTVILTIYLIFTVYGFSGTEKINQMLQRLEEGLNPGDSTKLLLVVAFKSLSLAVYALFVHLILGKNKSELSKKTRTWQKNIYLIHVSYVVVYLIYGVYIVTGNNSGILYHAPIVLLSTMVLYVGYAANVQPDVFSGRYAYTNPLFPKYVKSGLTDSLSQELKQQLSDLFHNEKLYRKSDINLDMVAEKLDTTRHNASQLINEHFNMSFREFVNSHRIQEAKELLAQENELNIIDVAYEVGYNNKVSFNKAFKKDTHLTPSEYLNALKQG; translated from the coding sequence ATGAGACAATCTACCAACTATATTGTCTTACTGCTTCTATGGCTAAACGTAACGTTTGCCCATAGCCTTACCGTGAACAGCGGGTATGGTGGATTTCCAGCACCTACATCTGAAACTTTTAAAGATTCCTTGGATTGGGCGGACTACTATTTCAACATCCATAGGTTTGAGGAGGCTGTTCCCCTATACAAAAAGAACCTCGACGCTACCAATAAAGAAGATAAAATCCACATTTTAAAAAAACTTGCCCTCAGTAAAGCTGCATTGAACGAACCTGAAGCTTCAATTGATTACATATACGATTACTTTCATATTGATTTTCAACCCACTTTTTTACTACACGAAGATTTCGACGGCATTCGCCAAAACGAAGAGTTCAGTAAACTTTCGGGTACCGTTTTGCCAAAAATCAATGCTTGGTCCATATTTTATTTTTTTGTGTCGCTGATTGGGTTTTATGTCACATTCATGCTGATCATCAATAAAAAAATTGACAAGCAGGCCAGAAACCTTATCGCGACATTTGTCTTCATCCATTCCTTATTTATCTTGAACATATGTATCAACCAGACCAATTATGTCTTTGAGTTTCCGCATACCTACTTAATGTCCACCTGGTCATCATTTTTATATGGCCCATTGCTTTACCTCTATTTTAAAAGGGTATCAAAATCATCCGATTTAAATAAAACGGATTTGTGGCACTTGCTACCAACAGTAATTTTGACCATCTACCTGATATTTACAGTTTATGGTTTCTCCGGAACAGAAAAAATCAACCAAATGCTTCAAAGACTGGAAGAGGGTTTAAATCCGGGGGATTCAACTAAACTACTGCTAGTGGTTGCATTCAAATCCTTATCCTTGGCCGTCTATGCCCTTTTTGTGCACTTGATCTTGGGCAAGAACAAATCCGAACTGAGCAAGAAAACAAGAACTTGGCAAAAGAACATTTATTTAATACATGTAAGTTATGTGGTCGTCTACCTTATATATGGTGTGTACATTGTTACAGGCAACAATAGTGGAATTCTTTACCACGCACCCATTGTTCTTTTAAGTACGATGGTTTTATACGTGGGGTATGCGGCGAATGTTCAGCCCGATGTGTTCAGCGGACGTTACGCCTACACCAATCCTCTTTTTCCAAAATATGTAAAGTCCGGGCTAACGGATAGTTTGTCCCAAGAACTGAAACAGCAGTTGAGCGACCTGTTCCACAATGAAAAATTATACAGAAAAAGCGACATCAATTTGGACATGGTCGCCGAAAAATTGGATACCACCCGCCACAATGCCTCTCAACTCATCAACGAACACTTTAACATGAGCTTTCGTGAATTTGTAAATTCCCATCGTATTCAAGAAGC
- the der gene encoding ribosome biogenesis GTPase Der has protein sequence MGAIVAIVGRPNVGKSTFFNRLIQRREAIVDAVSGVTRDRHYGKSDWNGKEFSVIDTGGYVLGSDDVFEKEIDKQVELAIDEADAIIFMVDVESGVTGMDEDVAKLLRRVNKPTFLAVNKVDNTQRMADAVEFYSLGLGEYYTLSSINGSGTGELLDALVEVLPDEKEEESELPRFAVVGRPNAGKSSFINALIGEDRYIVTDIAGTTRDSIDTKYNRFGFEFNLVDTAGIRRKAKVKEDLEFYSVMRSVRAIEYCDVCIVMMDATRGFDGQVQNIFWLAQRNNKGIVILVNKWDLVEKETNSVKEYTKAIHEVISPFEDVPILFISVLNKQRIYKAIETAVDVYKNRSKKIPTRKLNDIMLPIIEKTPPPATKGKYVKIKFCTQLPTPYPQFAFFCNLPQYVKDPYKRFLENKIRENFDFTGVPMTIFMRKK, from the coding sequence ATGGGAGCTATTGTAGCCATTGTAGGGAGACCCAATGTTGGGAAGTCCACTTTTTTCAACCGACTTATTCAGCGCCGTGAGGCGATAGTCGATGCCGTAAGCGGTGTTACGCGAGACCGTCATTACGGTAAAAGTGACTGGAACGGCAAAGAGTTTTCCGTGATTGATACCGGTGGTTACGTTTTGGGTAGCGACGATGTTTTCGAAAAAGAGATCGACAAACAAGTGGAATTGGCCATTGATGAGGCCGATGCCATCATATTTATGGTGGATGTGGAGTCCGGTGTCACAGGAATGGATGAAGATGTCGCCAAATTGCTTCGTAGGGTCAATAAACCTACTTTTTTGGCCGTGAACAAGGTAGATAATACCCAACGTATGGCCGATGCCGTTGAGTTCTACTCCTTGGGATTGGGTGAATATTATACGCTTTCCAGTATCAATGGTAGTGGTACCGGGGAGTTGTTGGATGCTTTGGTGGAGGTACTTCCGGATGAGAAAGAAGAAGAAAGTGAACTGCCACGTTTTGCCGTAGTGGGACGGCCCAACGCAGGAAAATCATCCTTTATCAATGCATTGATAGGAGAGGACAGGTACATTGTGACCGACATTGCAGGGACTACCCGCGATAGTATCGATACAAAATATAATCGGTTTGGATTTGAATTCAATTTGGTGGACACGGCAGGTATCCGTAGAAAAGCCAAAGTGAAGGAAGATTTGGAGTTTTATTCCGTTATGCGTTCCGTTCGCGCCATTGAGTATTGCGATGTATGTATTGTGATGATGGACGCCACAAGGGGCTTTGATGGACAGGTGCAGAACATTTTTTGGCTTGCCCAGCGCAATAACAAGGGAATTGTAATCTTGGTGAACAAATGGGATTTGGTGGAAAAAGAGACCAATAGCGTAAAAGAATACACAAAGGCCATCCATGAAGTAATATCGCCTTTTGAAGATGTTCCGATTCTTTTCATTTCCGTTTTGAACAAACAGCGGATCTACAAGGCCATCGAAACAGCCGTAGATGTTTATAAAAACCGTTCCAAAAAAATACCAACGCGTAAGTTGAACGATATTATGCTTCCCATCATTGAAAAAACACCTCCTCCGGCAACCAAAGGGAAGTATGTTAAAATCAAGTTCTGTACACAATTGCCTACACCATATCCGCAGTTTGCGTTTTTCTGTAACCTGCCCCAGTACGTTAAGGATCCTTACAAGCGATTTTTGGAGAACAAAATCAGGGAGAATTTTGATTTTACCGGAGTTCCGATGACCATTTTTATGAGGAAGAAGTAA
- the pbpC gene encoding penicillin-binding protein 1C, whose product MFEFFSPVKKYIVNHKITFGVFFIILILWLFCLPKNLFEDPTSTVVDSSEGSLIGARIADDGQWRFPQIDSVPERFKQSILLFEDEYFYQHPGFNPISIIKAIGHNLTKETRRGGSTITQQVIRLSRKNQSRTYWEKLIEIFMATRLELRHSKEDILELYASHTPYGGNVVGLETAAWRYFGIPAHELSWGQSAALAVLPNAPALIFPGRNEQAFLDKRNRLLKKLWEKKVIDETTYGLAIAEPLPQKPFPLPDVAPHLTERIRNEHPGERVTTSIQRPLQQRLNLLAERHYRQLQSNEIHNLAILVLDVETRKVLGYVGNSPSDETHANYVDIITKKRSTGSTLKPFLFASLLDEGQLLPHSLVEDVPTVINGYNPQNFNLKHVGAVPASKALSRSLNVPAVRLLREYGLQKFYNKLHKMKMESLDKPSSYYGLSLILGGAESSLWEVTSTYAAMASSLNYFLTHSSTYRKQEFTEATYLQNESKDFGEEQFDPLVLGAGAIYSTFQSMYEVNRPEGDENWQFFDSSQPIAWKTGTSFGFKDAWAVGVTPKYAIGVWAGNADGEGRPGLTGITAAAPLLFDVLDALPQSGWFPEPFDDLVELEVCAQSGFRASVYCDDFKKEWVPTHGTRSGPCPYHQQVFLDASERFRVNSACYPLEDMVAKNWLVLPPILEHYYASSNPNYKSLPPYLEGCSALENNLMEFIYPKRNEAVLLPKDLGKKTSEIILKLAHQQSNAIIYWYLDETFVGKTQNFHELILNIESGEYTLTAFDNQGNRIQQLVEVRSASGE is encoded by the coding sequence ATGTTTGAGTTTTTCTCGCCAGTAAAAAAATATATTGTCAACCATAAAATCACGTTTGGTGTATTTTTCATCATTCTGATTTTATGGTTGTTTTGCCTGCCCAAAAACCTCTTCGAAGACCCAACATCAACGGTTGTCGACAGTTCCGAGGGTTCGCTGATCGGTGCACGTATTGCTGATGATGGCCAATGGCGGTTTCCTCAGATTGATTCTGTTCCCGAACGCTTCAAACAGAGTATTTTACTTTTTGAAGATGAGTATTTTTATCAGCATCCTGGCTTCAATCCCATTTCCATTATTAAAGCCATCGGGCATAATCTGACCAAGGAAACGCGGAGAGGCGGCAGTACCATCACACAACAGGTTATCCGCCTCAGCCGTAAAAACCAAAGCAGAACGTATTGGGAAAAGCTCATCGAAATATTTATGGCCACACGCTTGGAATTACGCCACTCCAAGGAAGATATATTGGAACTCTATGCTTCCCATACGCCCTACGGGGGCAATGTCGTAGGTTTGGAGACAGCTGCTTGGCGTTATTTTGGGATTCCTGCCCACGAACTGAGCTGGGGACAATCCGCTGCCTTGGCGGTATTGCCCAACGCACCTGCACTGATTTTCCCTGGAAGAAACGAACAAGCTTTTTTGGACAAACGGAACCGATTACTGAAAAAATTATGGGAGAAAAAAGTCATTGATGAAACCACCTACGGATTGGCCATAGCCGAACCGCTTCCACAAAAACCTTTTCCCCTGCCCGATGTGGCACCTCATCTTACCGAGCGTATCCGAAACGAACATCCGGGCGAACGTGTGACCACTTCGATTCAAAGACCCTTACAGCAACGATTGAATCTTTTGGCAGAACGACATTATCGGCAATTGCAAAGCAACGAGATACACAACTTGGCCATTTTAGTGCTTGATGTGGAAACCCGAAAAGTTTTGGGATATGTAGGGAATTCTCCTTCGGATGAAACACACGCCAACTATGTGGACATCATCACAAAAAAAAGAAGCACAGGCAGCACGTTGAAGCCTTTCCTATTTGCTTCATTGTTGGACGAAGGTCAATTGCTGCCCCACAGCTTAGTGGAGGATGTTCCAACGGTAATCAACGGATACAACCCTCAAAATTTTAATTTGAAACACGTAGGTGCCGTGCCTGCCAGCAAAGCATTATCCCGCTCGTTGAATGTCCCTGCCGTCCGCTTGTTGCGGGAATATGGACTTCAAAAGTTTTACAACAAGCTCCACAAAATGAAGATGGAATCGTTGGACAAGCCTTCATCCTATTATGGGCTATCATTGATTCTTGGTGGCGCGGAAAGTTCCCTTTGGGAAGTGACTTCGACCTATGCCGCTATGGCCTCCAGTCTGAATTATTTTTTGACCCATTCCAGCACTTACAGAAAACAAGAGTTTACGGAAGCCACCTATTTGCAAAATGAGTCGAAGGATTTTGGAGAAGAACAGTTTGACCCCTTGGTTTTGGGTGCAGGAGCCATTTACAGTACTTTTCAATCGATGTATGAGGTCAACCGACCTGAAGGTGACGAAAATTGGCAGTTTTTTGATTCCTCCCAGCCCATTGCTTGGAAGACAGGAACCAGCTTTGGCTTTAAGGATGCTTGGGCCGTAGGGGTCACGCCAAAATACGCCATTGGGGTTTGGGCGGGCAATGCCGATGGCGAGGGCAGGCCTGGGCTTACCGGCATTACCGCCGCCGCTCCCTTACTATTTGATGTATTGGATGCATTGCCACAAAGCGGTTGGTTCCCAGAACCGTTTGATGATCTTGTTGAATTAGAGGTTTGTGCCCAAAGTGGATTTCGTGCTTCGGTGTATTGTGATGATTTCAAAAAGGAATGGGTGCCCACACACGGTACCCGAAGTGGACCTTGCCCTTACCATCAACAGGTGTTCCTGGATGCTTCAGAACGGTTTAGGGTGAATTCAGCTTGCTACCCTTTGGAAGATATGGTGGCCAAAAACTGGCTGGTACTTCCTCCCATTTTAGAACATTACTATGCATCATCCAACCCAAATTATAAGTCTTTGCCGCCTTATTTGGAAGGTTGTTCGGCTTTGGAAAACAATTTGATGGAATTCATCTATCCCAAAAGAAACGAAGCGGTACTTCTTCCGAAGGATTTGGGCAAGAAAACGTCAGAAATCATTCTAAAACTGGCGCACCAACAATCCAATGCCATTATTTATTGGTATTTGGATGAGACTTTTGTGGGCAAGACCCAGAATTTCCACGAACTCATTTTAAACATCGAGTCGGGCGAATATACGCTTACCGCATTTGACAATCAGGGCAACCGAATACAACAGTTGGTGGAAGTACGTTCCGCTTCGGGGGAATAA
- the era gene encoding GTPase Era, whose protein sequence is MAHKAGFVNIIGNPNVGKSTLMNAFVGEKLSIITSKAQTTRHRILGIVNGDDFQLILSDTPGIIKPAYELQSSMMDFVKSAFEDADVLLYMVEIGEKALKDESFFKKIQNSKIPVLLLLNKIDKSDQQILEEQMLYWQEQLPSAEIHPISALENFNVTEVFNRILELLPEAPPFYPKDQITDKPERFFVNETIREKILLYYKKEIPYSVEVETEEFFEDEDIIRIRSVIMVERDTQKGIIIGHKGAAIKKVGVEARKDLEKFFAKQVHIELYVKVNKNWRSNSQQLRRFGYNG, encoded by the coding sequence GTGGCGCATAAAGCAGGATTTGTAAATATTATCGGGAACCCCAATGTGGGTAAATCCACATTGATGAATGCCTTTGTGGGCGAAAAATTGTCCATTATCACCTCCAAGGCACAGACAACCCGTCACCGCATTTTGGGAATTGTGAATGGCGATGATTTCCAACTGATTTTGTCCGACACCCCGGGCATCATAAAGCCCGCCTACGAACTGCAAAGTTCCATGATGGATTTTGTGAAATCCGCTTTTGAGGATGCCGATGTGCTGTTGTATATGGTGGAAATTGGAGAGAAGGCATTGAAAGATGAATCATTCTTCAAAAAAATACAGAACAGCAAGATTCCTGTGTTGTTGCTTCTCAATAAAATTGATAAATCCGATCAGCAGATACTGGAGGAACAAATGCTATATTGGCAAGAGCAATTGCCCAGCGCAGAAATCCATCCCATATCCGCCTTGGAAAACTTTAATGTAACCGAAGTGTTCAACCGCATTTTGGAACTTTTGCCCGAAGCACCACCTTTTTATCCAAAAGATCAAATTACGGATAAGCCCGAACGCTTTTTTGTGAATGAGACCATTCGTGAAAAAATCTTGCTATACTACAAAAAGGAGATTCCCTATTCCGTGGAGGTGGAGACCGAAGAGTTTTTCGAAGATGAGGACATTATCCGAATCCGTTCTGTGATTATGGTGGAACGCGATACCCAAAAAGGAATCATTATTGGGCATAAGGGCGCAGCCATTAAAAAAGTGGGGGTGGAAGCCCGTAAAGACCTCGAAAAGTTCTTTGCAAAGCAAGTGCACATCGAACTCTATGTAAAAGTGAACAAAAACTGGCGCAGCAACTCCCAACAGCTCAGACGTTTTGGGTACAACGGTTAG
- a CDS encoding GTP-binding protein yields MSDLTNELVLRPRFRLSLKANLAELESAFDGTTAQPFLIKRLDEHIFVKFKRAETTFWTPQLHLELSSFEEGVSNIRGVFGPNPTLWTFFMFLHFGVGTLFIILGIFAYSNYSLGKDITFFMVGMFFLVLLWFSLYAFGRLGRAKGKGQMEQLKQLVRDIIAPFERIESES; encoded by the coding sequence ATGAGCGACTTGACCAATGAGCTGGTTTTACGCCCCCGTTTTCGCCTTTCCCTCAAGGCCAATTTGGCAGAGTTGGAATCAGCTTTTGATGGGACAACGGCTCAACCATTTTTGATCAAAAGGTTGGACGAGCACATTTTTGTCAAGTTCAAAAGGGCGGAAACCACCTTTTGGACACCTCAACTGCACTTGGAACTTTCTTCCTTTGAGGAGGGCGTGAGCAACATACGAGGTGTATTTGGCCCCAACCCTACGCTTTGGACTTTTTTTATGTTTCTGCATTTTGGTGTGGGCACGCTTTTTATCATTTTGGGGATTTTTGCATATTCCAACTATTCCTTGGGCAAAGACATTACCTTTTTTATGGTAGGTATGTTCTTTTTAGTGCTGCTTTGGTTTTCGCTTTATGCTTTTGGTCGTTTAGGTAGGGCTAAAGGAAAAGGGCAGATGGAACAACTGAAACAACTTGTCCGAGACATTATTGCACCATTTGAACGAATCGAAAGTGAATCCTAA
- a CDS encoding alanine/glycine:cation symporter family protein, translating into MDAINDFISSLLPYTEWPMFILLIGGGLFLAFYSKFAPFRHFGHAIAVVSGKYDDKNAKGDVSSFQALSAAVAATVGLGNISGVAIAIHDGGPGVVFWIWMTALLGMGIKFYSGSLAIMYRGTDSDGHMQGGPMFYITQGMGKWAKPMAIFFSICGLFGFLGVFTANQFTEAFMGVVQPHETLLATSEYNWKLGIGFFLAIITSIVIFGGLNKIAKVASAIVPFMVGIYLLAVIFVMASHAGEVWPALKMILVEAWNFDTAVTGGFWGLVIVGVRRAMFSNEAGLGSAPMYHGQSRNDEPAKEGLVAMLGPFIDTILVCTFTAVVIILSGAYLEDGSGITMTMSAFETTLYGIGDILLMVIVAAFALSTLFTYSYYGVKSLSFLTNAKIGKWYNVFFIVMIVFAAVASLKLVKNLIDLSYALMVIPNMIAVLYLSPKVNAASKQYFEKRKNGGA; encoded by the coding sequence ATGGACGCAATCAACGATTTTATATCCTCCCTTTTGCCCTATACCGAGTGGCCTATGTTCATCTTGCTTATTGGGGGTGGACTGTTTTTGGCGTTTTATTCCAAATTTGCACCATTCCGACACTTTGGCCATGCCATAGCGGTGGTATCCGGCAAGTATGATGATAAAAACGCAAAGGGAGATGTAAGTTCGTTTCAAGCATTATCGGCAGCAGTAGCGGCAACGGTAGGATTGGGAAACATATCAGGAGTGGCCATTGCCATTCATGATGGTGGACCGGGCGTTGTCTTCTGGATTTGGATGACCGCACTCTTGGGCATGGGCATCAAATTTTATTCAGGGAGCTTGGCCATTATGTACCGTGGAACAGATTCTGATGGACATATGCAAGGAGGGCCCATGTTTTATATTACACAAGGAATGGGGAAATGGGCAAAACCCATGGCCATATTTTTTAGTATTTGTGGATTGTTTGGTTTTTTGGGGGTGTTTACCGCCAATCAATTTACCGAGGCCTTTATGGGGGTAGTGCAACCGCACGAGACCCTTTTGGCCACTAGTGAATACAATTGGAAATTGGGAATAGGCTTTTTTCTGGCTATCATCACATCTATCGTAATTTTTGGCGGACTGAACAAAATTGCCAAAGTAGCTTCTGCCATTGTGCCTTTTATGGTAGGAATTTATCTGTTGGCGGTCATTTTTGTGATGGCTAGCCATGCAGGGGAAGTTTGGCCAGCCCTAAAAATGATATTGGTCGAAGCTTGGAATTTCGACACCGCGGTCACTGGCGGATTCTGGGGATTGGTCATCGTCGGGGTGCGCAGGGCCATGTTCTCCAACGAAGCAGGTTTGGGTAGTGCACCCATGTACCACGGACAATCCCGAAACGACGAACCCGCAAAAGAAGGATTAGTGGCGATGTTGGGCCCGTTCATTGATACCATTTTAGTATGTACCTTTACCGCAGTGGTCATTATTTTGAGTGGGGCCTATCTTGAGGATGGAAGTGGCATCACAATGACGATGTCGGCCTTTGAAACAACCTTATATGGCATCGGAGATATACTTTTGATGGTCATCGTGGCAGCATTTGCATTGTCAACCCTGTTTACCTATTCGTATTATGGTGTGAAAAGTTTGTCATTTTTGACGAATGCCAAAATCGGAAAGTGGTACAATGTATTTTTTATAGTGATGATTGTTTTTGCCGCAGTGGCATCCTTAAAATTGGTAAAAAACCTGATTGACCTATCATATGCATTGATGGTAATACCCAATATGATTGCTGTGTTGTATCTTTCACCAAAGGTGAACGCAGCATCCAAACAATATTTTGAAAAAAGAAAGAACGGTGGCGCATAA